TTTTACAAACATTCACACTTACTCACTTACTTGACCTCGGCTCAAATCGAATCAAATGGAAAATGCAGCAAAGTGGAACGAAAAACATCTCGTAAATGCGTTTCTACTTAGACGAGCTGCAGTGAGATTCAACATTAAGGTAACACTCTGTCGTTTAGCTGAAGCATAGCACTGAGccatttttttaacggaaaTGAACCCCTATTCTCATATGTAAAATTTCGACGCAGTAGTATTTATACCAACCTTACAAACTTAATTAATATGAGACATTTTGACTTGTCGGCGACGAGGAGGTAAGGCCgctcttgaaaattctgttctCGAGCTTGGTTCAGTGTTATGGCTGAAGAAATGGCGTAATCTTAATGTTGAATCTCACTGTTTCTGAAAGAATTACACCAGCTCAGGGTTGCCAACAACGTCCCGATCTATTCtgctttttcaaatataaaacgTCCATTGTCCATTGAGTCTATGAGGGCATATATTTCGGTATATTGAGACCTAAAtagtttataaaaataatataaaaccTTAGCGGCTTCCAAAAATGTATCTTTACTTAAGCATACGCATTATATACTCAATCTAAATTAGAATAAATATTTGCCAGTACAAATGCCACTGTTAGTAATGCtgctttttcgaatttctttcttctttttgagTTATTCACATTCTCTCTGTTAACGAAGTTATTACATAAATCATCCCTACACAATGCATGTGGTAATAGTCTTCTTGACAGCGTCTCGAGCCCATGGAATATACGACAAAGAATACCAAGTCATTGCCAGTGATTGGACGATAATGCATATCAAGGCCAAAAGAGCTTTATGCAACTGGAAAgaattggaaaaattcaaattagcCAAATTTTTAGACGTAGACGTGACGTCGTTGCGTTGTTAAGGCCTCCGCGCAGTTACGCAATTTAGTTCTTCGTCATACGCGGAAACCTTTAGAATTAAGAGTCACAGCGGGTAAATCTTCAGATctacgaaaataaattcaaaggGCTCCGGCACTGACAACGGTGCATATAAATGATATACGTTGTTATCAATGGGTTTCTGTGGCTTTAGTCTCTGCTACCGTAAAGACCAATCATCCTCTGACAACTTACGCCCACACACTACGCACCCCACAAAACTGGTTGAACCTGAAGTTAACGTGATCCTTGGCCTTACGGTAGCAAAAGAAATTTACAGCGGAAAGTCAGCGACTAACAACGACACAATTTACATCCAAAGTTGCCCTTTATAATACGACGATTGAGTCTACTGCGTATGTGCTCCGAATAATGTTAATTTTGAGAGGATGAACAAATCAACCGAAAAATGCATTTCAATGTCTTCAATATCATGAATGCGGTGTGTGCTAATTTGTCCtcattcacaattttcattccatgCAACTCCATGAAGCGAACTTATTTTCGGAGACCTGAAAgaccgaaaacacacgagcaattttgcgtcgCTGAAATCGACAATTTTATGTTCcgctttccattgtaatccGATTGGTAGCAAACattaaacaatggaaaatgcagcataattgtccATGTCAACATCGCAGAATTTCACGTGTGTTCTCAGCTTAAAAATCGACCCGTTGCGAGTGCTAATTATAATGAAAGTATAGGGAAAGGAGCAGAAGccacacaaaaaatcgaaaatgataaaacaaaaatgaactcTACCACAATAGCCGCCACTAGTGTCAATATAAATGATCCAATCACAATCAATGTTGCTACCAATCGAGttgatgaaaacatttttttcatttgattgaaaGGACCCATAAGGAAGCAGGTActaataaaaccaaaaaaaaagttggaaaatcaaatcaaatcaaaaataactGGCAAATCTATTGATGTTACTGTTGTCAGCCAGAAATTTACCTTGCCATCGACACAATGTTACCGAGGGTATAGAATACGGCAAAAACTGCAAGGCCTTTGTGCATGAACAGAGCAAAGGAGCCCAACAATGACAATGCAATGCCAAGTACGAAGCAAATGCAAAAGGCTTTGATGCGTGTCGACCAGCTCAATGTTGAAGCCTCATTGatctaaaatgaaaaattaaaaaaattgaaaaaattatggaGACGGCATGCCAGTCGTAATTATAATTAGTTAATTGAGCCTAGTATTCCTTTTGGGAGCAATTATATCGCACTACAATTTTACAGCGAATGCGccacaaaaatattaattcaaaAAGGGAAATAGTGCCGCTATGGCTATTGGAGCCGTCTAATAATTTCTCTTGTCCCTTTCCACATGTGAACGTGAACCTTGACGTGAACTATACGACCTCAATCAGTCCCTTAACTTCAAATTACAGAAATGTTTACCATAACACgaatcatttttgacattgAAATCGAATGATATTTCAGGGAATGCTAGGCCATATCTAAGAATGTCAGGTTTTCCCTCGagtttttatcaaattaaatgttgttttcaGCATCGGTTTACGATACATTTAGAGATATTCAAACCGAAGAGCCCAAGGGCAGGAAATTTACATACGTTCCGATAGTGAACCTGTGATTAAGGCGTTATTATCGACTGTTGCGACCTCCAAGCTAATAGAAGAGTGTAAGGAATACCTAAACGACATGGATCGGAGCAGTTAGATCGTAGTTATGTGGGTACGTGAGACTCTGGAGTGGAAGGCAATGAAAAAGCCGATGACGGCTGATCCAATGCCACATAGGGCTTTAGATGGGCTTAGGATCATATGTGTAAGAAGTTAATTTTGGCCGACAGTTCATTCTTCATTCATTGTTTCAGCGTAAAGCTCCAACTAAAATTCTCTTTTCGCAGCATTCTAAATTCACGCAAACAGCAacagaaaacaacaacaaaaaggcgaaattttaagtcagattcgcaaaaaaacgaaaaccttGGTACATTTGGGACTAAGCCTATCTTGCCCGGCAAATATGCCAAGAAAGGAAGATGGTCCAAGGAAAGCATGGACGTGAACTGCGGCTCGAACAGGTAACTTAGGAAGATGATACGCCTGAGTATATCTACGGGTTGGAGGATGAAAACGGCCATTCATGTTGCATTTGACTGTCCACAATTCCGTCAACTGAGAATCGTTACAGCTGGGACCTGTCACTCTAGGCAGCTAAAACAAGAAGGCTCGCGTGATTTATATGATGAACGGGACAGAAACAAA
Above is a genomic segment from Bradysia coprophila strain Holo2 chromosome IV unlocalized genomic scaffold, BU_Bcop_v1 contig_106, whole genome shotgun sequence containing:
- the LOC119070668 gene encoding vesicle transport protein SFT2B — encoded protein: MDKLKRVLSGNDATPEESDGILPYINEASTLSWSTRIKAFCICFVLGIALSLLGSFALFMHKGLAVFAVFYTLGNIVSMASTCFLMGPFNQMKKMFSSTRLVATLIVIGSFILTLVAAIVLHKALLALICIIVQSLAMTWYSLSYIPWARDAVKKTITTCIV